GAATGCCAGTTTTAGAAGCATTGCCAAAGAAACTTTCGTCTGTCCAACTTCAACATGGCTCATATGATTGTTCGAGCAACCAACCAACGCACCCAAGTCTGCTTGGCTGTATCCCTTCTCCTGGCGAGCAGCTTTAATGCGCTGACCGATTTTTATATAGTCAACTTCCGGTTGCATTTCAATCACCTCCATGCTGTGTATGATTCTGCTATACATTATAAAATGTACCAAAAATCTCAACAACCAACATTGGGTGCAAGTTGCATTTATAAATGCAATATGATAAAATTTTATAGGCAGATTGCATTAAATGATAGAATGAAAAGAACCCCAAGACGACAATATGAGCTATCTTGAGGTTCTTTAAAATAAAAAATTCGTAGAGTACATTACTCCACGAAAAAACACCGCCAAACACTGAAAACTCAGCATTATTTGACGGTGTTGACAATTTATTTGACGGCTAATAAATCAGAAAGCCGTTGCATATTTTCTCTTTTTAAATCCATGGATGGGTGTACATAGCGATTCATTGTAATATTCACGCTGGCATGACCCAATATCTCGCTGAGACTTTTTACATCGAATCCAAGCTCTATGCACCTTGTAGCAAATGTATGACGTAACGAGTGATAATTTGCGGAGTTGATTCCGCTGTTTTTCAATACCTTCTTGAAATGATTTTGCATGGTTCTTGGTTCTAATGGATTCTGATCGCTATTGGTTAGAATGTAGCCAGTAGAAGAAGCTTTGTGTGCTGTAAGAATAGTCATTAAGCCATGGGGTACTGGAATAGTACGGATGGAGCAAGCACTTTTGGGTGTGGTAACAACAATCCTTGTCTTGCATTCACTGTTGGTTCTATCTTGGATTCTCTGGAGCGTTTGATGCACATGGATTGTGTAATCTGAGAATGAAACATCTTCCCATCGCAACGCACAAATTTCACCTACTCTGAGACCAGTGAATAAACATACTAATATACCAATATTGCAGGAATCAAGATTAGAATACAAGTATTGGCATAATTTTTCCTGTTCAGCACGACTCAAAACTCTCATTTCCTTCGTTTGACGTTTTATCTGTATAGATCGTGCGTCACAAGAAATGGCTTTCCCGTTTCGGGTGGCAAATTGTAAGATATTTCGAATTAGAGATAAAATATCTGAAACAGTTTTAGAGGAAAGTCCATTCTCCTTTAATCCACCAGAAACAAGGAAAAAATTACACTGCGTTTCAATAAACTCGTGTGTTATATCACGCAATTGTTTGCTTCCGAACACAGGAAGTATATACGAGTTGAGAAGATTCCTATATTTGTTGCTTGTAGATTCTTTCACTTTAGGACATATAGCTTGAAACCATTCCATAGCAACCTGTTCAAATTGATCTGAGCTAATTTCTGGATCGACAGTGACAGAATTACTCGTGCACGAACTTTGACTGATAAGTTTTGCTTTGA
Above is a genomic segment from Faecalibacterium taiwanense containing:
- a CDS encoding site-specific integrase, whose translation is MARKGENIYKRKDGRWEGRYIKSRSSTGKANYGYVYAKSYREVKAKLISQSSCTSNSVTVDPEISSDQFEQVAMEWFQAICPKVKESTSNKYRNLLNSYILPVFGSKQLRDITHEFIETQCNFFLVSGGLKENGLSSKTVSDILSLIRNILQFATRNGKAISCDARSIQIKRQTKEMRVLSRAEQEKLCQYLYSNLDSCNIGILVCLFTGLRVGEICALRWEDVSFSDYTIHVHQTLQRIQDRTNSECKTRIVVTTPKSACSIRTIPVPHGLMTILTAHKASSTGYILTNSDQNPLEPRTMQNHFKKVLKNSGINSANYHSLRHTFATRCIELGFDVKSLSEILGHASVNITMNRYVHPSMDLKRENMQRLSDLLAVK
- a CDS encoding helix-turn-helix domain-containing protein; translation: MEVIEMQPEVDYIKIGQRIKAARQEKGYSQADLGALVGCSNNHMSHVEVGQTKVSLAMLLKLAFVLEKNFDYFLLDTPYAKCDSIIDDEIAAKLKKCNVTTLITVGKMIDVLIDQQEMIKKAELD